The genomic DNA GTGTCTGTGAGCCTCACTGTCAGTTGGACTTTCCGATGTAACGTATTGATCTTGCACGGCCCTTAATTCCCCTAGTTGGGAGAAAAATCGTGCAAAATCAACGGGTCGTCAGGGAATCATAATCCGCGTGTCGGGGGTTCAAGTCCCTCCTCCGCTACCATTTTTCAAGCACATAGCGGCGACAATAATGGCTGGTTTACAGCCAGTTCGCCCCTTTGCACGGCCACGGGTCCGGCGGCAGGCACCCCGGCGCGAGCGCCGGGGAACAGGCATCGACCAGTTCCAAACAGGGCGCACCCTTAAAATAGACCGGGAACCTCTTTCTGGGCCGGGCTGGGCCGTGCCGGGGCCAGCAGCACGCGCGCGGCGCTGGCCGGCGCACCCACCCGCGCAGACGCCGTGGATGCGCTGGCTCCGCTGGACGCGCTGCCGATCGGGGTGCAGCTACGCCCTGCGATGAAATCGAGCGCCTGCCGCACAGACGCCTCACGCGGATCGCCCAGCGGATAGCGAATATCGTCCACAGCCTGGCAGGTCGCCTTCATGCTCGTGGCCAGGCCGCCATAATAGTCGGCATTGCCCGCACTATTCTGAGTCGCAAAGGCCACAACGCGCAGCCGGTCGTCGCAAGCCGGGCGATCGACGGCAATCTGCCCGACCGGCTTGCCATAGCTATTGGCGCCGATCAGCGCGGCTCGCGCATCCAGATAGGGGATGAAGGCATTGATGATGAGTTCGCTCGCCGATGCCGTCGCGCCGCTGCCGATGAAGGCTATGCGGGTCGGCGCCACGGATTGGCTCTGCGCCGCGAAATATTTCGTCTCATTCTCGGCGCTCTTTTCCGGGCGGAAGCTGAGGCGACTGAAGATGTCGGTCGAAGCGCGGTCGGCGCCGAGCAAATCACCGAGCAGTTCGGACGTTGAGACAAGCCCCCCGCCATTATAGCGCAAATCCAGGATGATGTCGGTGACACCCTGCGCCTTGAACATCGCGAAGGCATCGCGCAGCGGCTGATCCGCCGGATGAATGAAGCTGCGCAGATTCACATAACCGACACGACGGCCACCATCATCGATGATCCGCGCGCCATAGCGGCTGGACACCGGCATCAGGTCGAACGCCTTTTTCGTCACGGAAATATTGCGTATGCCCACGGCGTCGGAGACGCGCAGCAGCCGCGTCGTCCCCGCCGTATCAGGCCCAAGCGCGTTCACCACCGCATCGGCTCCGCCCGCCGCGAACAGCGATGAAACATTTTGCAGATTGGCCGCCGTCGTGCCGATGGCCATGATTTCCGCGCCCCGATCGATGCCGGCGTCAAGGGCGGCGCCATTTTCAAAGGCTTCGATCACGAAAAGCCGGGTCTGGGTAGGATCGGTAGCAAATCGCACGCCCAGACCGGCGCTGGAGCCGGAATCATAATAGGCGTCCTCCTCGGCGATGGAGGTGAGATAGGTGAAATAACGGTCCCTTCCCTGCGACCGTGCAACCCCGGTCAGCGCATCGATATAGGATTCGACGCTGGTGTAGGGCGCGGGACTGAGGGATGCCGGCAATGTATCGGGAAAAAGATACCATTCCCGCAGGGTCGCGGCCGCCCAATCCTGCCGCTCTCGCAAGGAACAGGCTGACGACGGGGTCGGCGTGGGAGTCGGGGTCGGCGAACCACCCGTGCCGCCCGCACTGTCCCCACCCCCGCCGCAAGCCGTCATCATCGCCAGCGCCCCGACCAGCAACGCCATCCGCGCAACTTTATATGTCATCAAACCCCCAGAATTTCCTTCGGAATATCGGCCGTGCAACAACAGGACAAGTTTATTCCAGTGCGGATCGGACCTGAACGAAACGCGGCACCAGTGCAGGCGATGGATCGCAATGCCGCCATCCACCGGCTATTCCAGCCGGAGAAACTGTTGAATATCCGCTTGCCCATCGGGAAAAAGCGCGCCAAGCACCGCCCGAACGAAAGCATCAAGAGGATTGCGGGCGGATGAGCTATTATGACGTTCTGATCGTGGGCGCGGGTCATGCGGGCGCACAGGCCGCCATTTCGCTGCGTCAACTGGGCTTTGACGGCACGGTCGCGATGATCGGCGACGAGAAAGACCCGCCCTATGAACGTCCGCCCCTGTCCAAGGAATATTTCGCGGGCGACAAGAGCTTCGACCGCATCCTGATCCGCCCCGCCAGCTTCTGGGAAGAGCGCAAGGTCGACATGCTGCTGGGCCGGCGCGTGAAAAGCGTCGATGCGGTCGGCCGCTATGTGACCGCAGGCGATCAGGAAATCGGCTATGGCAAGCTGATCTGGTGTACCGGCGGTTCGCCCCGGATGCTGACCTGCACCGGCGCGGACGCGGTCAACGTCCATGCCGTGCGCCGCCGCGACGATGTCGACGCGATGATGGCGAAGATCGACAGCATCAATCATGTCACCATCATCGGCGGCGGCTATATCGGGCTGGAAGCGGCGGCGGTGCTGTCGAAATTCGGCAAGAAGGTCGTTCTGCTCGAAGCGCTGGACCGGGTGCTGGCGCGCGTGGCGGGCGAGGAACTGTCGCGCTTCTACGAAGCCGAGCATCGCGCCCATGGCGTCGACCTGCGCACCGGCGCGCGGATGGACTGCATCGAGGTGCAGGACGGAAAGGCCACAGCCGTCCTGATGGCTGACGGTGAGCGGATCGCGACCGACATGGTGATCGTGGGCATCGGCATCATCCCCGAAACCGGCCCGCTGATCGCGGCCGGCGCGGCGGGTGGCAATGGCGTCGATGTCGACGAATTTTGCCGCACCTCCCTGCCCGACATCTATGCCGTTGGCGATTGCGCGGCACACGCGAACCGCTTTGCCGGCGGCGCGCAGATGCGGGTCGAATCGGTGCAAAACGCCAACGATCAGGCCAAGACCGCCGTCGCCCACATCATGGGCAAGGGCGAAGCCTATGACGCGGTGCCATGGTTCTGGTCAAACCAATATGATTTGAAGCTCCAGACGGTGGGCCTGTCGACCGGCTTCGACCAGACGGTGCTGCGCGGCGATCCGGCCGCCCGCAGCTTCTCGATCGTCTATCTCAAGGCCGGCAAGGTGATCGCGCTCGATTGCGTCAACATGGTCAAGGACTATGTGCAGGGTCGCGCCCATGTGCTGGCCGGCGCCGCGCTGGACGTGGCGCAACTGGCCGATGCGAGCGTGCCGCTCAAGGAAGTCGGGCTGGCCTGAGGCGATCAAAAACCCGTTCGCCCTGAGCCTGTCGAAGGGCTGTTCTTCTTCCTAAGAAGGAGAGGGTTTCGACAGGCTCAGGGCGAACGGAGGTTTAACTACCCCCGGAACATCGCCTTCATCGCCAGTTCCCACGGCCCGCCGCGATAGTGCCAGGCGGCAAGGCCCGTGATCGCCAGCGGGCGCGGGCGGAAATCCTGCCGTAACGTTGCCGCCAGCCCCTTCGCCACCTCCGGCGCGATCTTGTTCTGCACGGTGATGTGCAGGCGGGGCCGCGCCTGATCCTGCGGGGTCAGCAGGCCGGCAAAGGCGTCGGCCAGATCGTCGCGCATCGCCAGCAAGGCCGGGCTGTCCACACGATAGGCGACGGCCCCGCCCAGCAGCATCACATCGACCAGCCACGCGGCCGGCGGCGGACCCGCGCACAGGCGCTTCAGCCGCGCGGCGACTTCCGCCAGCGCCGAGGGCGGCAAGTGGTGGAACAAGGTCAGATGCGCCGGAACCAGATTGCGGCCGGGCGGAAAATGGGCGCGGCGCAGCCCGTCCGCCCAGGCGAAATCGGCCGCGCCCAACAGCGCCGTGACGATGATCGGCACCCCCATCAGCCGGGCTTTCCCATGGCCGCGACACGGGGTAGGATTGGGTCATGACGGCCACGCCACGTTGCGCCGTCACCACGGGAGGGACTCATCATGCCGGCACCGCGATCCTTCATCCTCATCGCCATCCTGTTCCTGCTCTGGAACCTGATGGGACTGGCATCCTTCATGATGCAATATCTGATGGATTTGAACGAACTGGCCAAGACAGATCCCTATACGGCCAGGATTTTCGCGGCCATGCCGGGCTGGCTGTGGCTGATCTTCGCCGTCGCCGTGCTGGTCGGCACCGCCGGGGCGATCGCCCTGTTGCTGCGCCGGCGGTCCGCCGTGCCGCTATTCCTGCTGTCGCTGATCGCGGTGGTCGCCCAGTTCGGCTACACCTTCCTCGCTACCGACCTGATCGCGGTCAAGGGCGTGGTGGTGGCGACGGCCTTCCCGATCTTCATCTTCATCATGGCGATCCTGCAATGGCGCTATGCGACGGCGCAGGCCGGCAAGGGGGTATTGCGCTAAGCCCTGCCCTTCAAAGCTCCCCGCGCGCGCGGCGAATTTCGAACCATTTGCGCACATTTTCATTATGCTGCTGATAGGTGTCGGCGAAGATATGCCCGCCCTTGCCATCGGCGACGAAATAGAGCGCCTTGGTCTGCGCCGGGTGCAGCACCGCCAGGATGGAGAGTCGGCCCGGATTGGCGATCGGTCCCTTGGGCAGGCCGGTCATGGCATAGGTGTTATAGTCGTTGACCGCGGCGATTTCCGACTTGCGGATGCGCCGGCCCAGCGGCTTGCCCCTGGTGATGGGGTAGATGATCGTCGGGTCCGCTTGCAGCATCATGTTGGTACGCAGGCGGTTGCTATAGACGCCCGCGACCATTGGCCGCTCCGCCGGAACACCGGTTTCCTTTTCGACGATGCTGGCGAGGATGATCGCCTCACGCGGGGATTTGGCGATCGTGTTCGGCGCGCGCTCGGCCCAAAGCTGGGTCAATGCCTTGTCCATCGCCCCCTGCATCCGTTTCAGCACGGCGGCGCGCGGCTCGCCCTTGTCGAAGGCATAGCTGTCCGGCATCACGCTGCCCTCTTCGGGTATCTGTATGTCGCCGGTCAGTTGGTCGTTGGCCATCAGCCGCTCATAGACCAGGATGGAGGGCATCCCTTCGGGGATGGTAATCAGACGGGTGAGCGTCTTGCCGCCTTGCAGGATCGAGAGGATGTCGCTGTTGCTGGCGCCGGCGGGGATGATGAATTCCCCCGCCTTGATCGACTTGCCGCCGCCAAAGACCTTGGCACGGGTCAGGAAGGCGTCGGCGGAGCGCACCGCGCCCGCCTGTTTCAGCAGGACGGCGGCATCGGACAGGGTTGATCCCTCCGGCACGGTGATGCTGATGTCCTTGGCCGCCGGCCCCTGCTCGCTCCAGCCGTGGACGAAACGGAAGGCGACGAAGGCGGCTACGAGAAGGCCGACCAGAAGAATGACGCAGCCCAGGCGGCGCATGGGGTTGGCGCTGGATCGTCTTGCCATCATCGTCAGCCCGAAACCGTCATTGCGAGCGGAGCGAAGCAATCCAATGGCGCGACCATGGATTGCTTCGCTCCGCTCGCAATGACGAGCATATTCAGATCGCCTTCATGATGAGCGAGGCGTTGGTGCCGCCGAAGCCGAACGAGTTGTTCAGCACCGCGCGCACCTTGCGTTCCTTGGCGACATGCGGGACTAGGTCGACGCCCTTGCAGCTTTCGCTCGGTTCATCGAGGTTCAGCGTCGGGGGCACGATCTGGTCACGCATGGCGAGGATGCAGAAGATGCTTTCCACCGCGCCCGCGCCGCCCAGCAGATGGCCGATGGCCGACTTGGTGGACGACATCGACATGGTCGACAGATTATCGCCGAACAGCCGCTTGACCGCGCCCAGTTCCAGTTCGTCGCCCAGCGGGGTCGATGTGCCATGCGCGTTCACATAGTCGATATCCTCAAGGCTGAGGCCCGATTTCTTGAGCGCCATCTGCATCGAGCGGAAACCGCCCGACCCTTCCGGGTGCGGCGCAGTGACATGATAGGCGTCGCCCGACAGGCCATAGCCGATCACTTCGGCATAGATTTTCGCGCCACGCTTTTTCGCATGTTCATATTCTTCCAGCACGACCACGCCCGCGCCTTCGCCCATGACGAAGCCGTCGCGGTTCACGTCATAGGGACGGCTTGCCCTTTCCGGCGTGTCGTTGAAGCCGGTCGACAGCGCGCGCGCCTGCGCGAAGCCAGCGATGCCGATCGGGCAGATCGCGCTTTCCGCGCCGCCCGCCAGCATCACGTCGGCATCGTCCATCGCGATCATGCGCGCGGCGTCGCCGATCGAATGGGCGCCGGTCGAGCAGGCGGTGACGACCGCATGGTTCGGACCCATCAGGCCATATTTGATCGACACCTGACCGGAGATCAGGTTGATGAGGCGGCCATGGACGAAGTGCGGGCTGACGCGGCTCGGCCCCTTGTTGGCCAGCACCAGCGATTCGCTCTCGATGCCCGGCAGGCCGCCAATGCCCGAACCGATCGAGCAGCCGGCGCGCAGCCGTTCCTCTTCCGACATATTGTCGAGGCCCGCGTCGCGCAGCGCTTCGCTGGCGGCGGAAATGCCATAGACGATGAAGGGATCAACCTGACGCTGGATCTTGTGATCGACATCCAGTGAGGGATCATAACCATATTCATGGTCTTTGGGCTTCACTTCGCACGCGATGCGGCACTTATATTCGCTGGCGTCGAAGCGCTGGATCGTCGCCGCGCCCGATTTGGACGCAATGATGTTCTTCCAACTGGTTTCGACATTCCCGCCCAGCGGGCTGACCATGCCAAGGCCGGTTACGACGACACGACGCATATCCTAGCTCCGAATTACCGATGGGCTTTATGCCGCCCATGTAGCCATGTGCAGCGCGTTTTCAAACCACGCGCCAGATACGAAAAAGCTCCCCGCGCTCCGGGTTCACCGGACAGGAGGAGCCGTTTCTTGACCGTAAGGACGGCCCTGCCCCAATGGGACGAGGGCCGAAAACGCCTTACTGCTTGCTGTCGATATAGTCGATCGCGTCCTTGACGGTGGCGATCTTCTCGGCAGCGTCGTCGGGGATTTCGACGCCGAATTCTTCTTCGAACGCCATCACCAGTTCAACGATGTCCAGGCTGTCTGCGCCCAGATCGTCGATGAAGCTGGCGTCCTCGGTCACCTTCTCGGCTTCGACGCCCAGATGCTCGACGACGATTTTCTTTACGCGATCCGCGGTCTCACTCATGAGTGGTCCTTCTTACTGGGTATCGTTGGTGGTTGTGAATAACCGTTAAGGCAATGCCCTAGTGCCAAGCCCCGATAGAGGCAAGAGGGAAGGCCGCCAAGCCCCTTTCATTCGCCCACGGCCATGATCGGGTAACAAAATCGCGCCCGTCAGTGCCGATAACCCTCTATTTACCAAAATTTCAGCGGCTTCGTGCCAGGGAAGGGGCATGGCGCCCCTCCCCTTTCTCGACTCCTTCGTCACCCGCGCGCGCATCCGCCTGGCCGCCATCGCGGTGCTGGCGACGACCATCATCGGCCTTCTCACCCTGTTCGCGACGGCCCATGGCACCGTGGATTCGCTCGGCCGGCCACTGGGCACCGACTTTTCCAACGTATGGACCGCCGGCTGGATGGCCGACCATGGCCGCGCGCCGGAGGCGTGGAACTGGTCTGCCCAGCATGAGGTGCAGAAGCAGGTGCATCACGACCCGAAGATTCCCTTTTTCCCCTGGCCCTATCCGCCGCCTTTCCTGATCGTCGCGACAATGCTGGCGCAACTCCCCTATGTCGCCGCCCTGCTGGTCTGGCAGGGGGTGACGCTGCTGCTGGCCCTGTCCCTTGTGCGGCGCATCCTGCCGAATGATCGCGACGCGCTATGGGTGGCGCTGGGCGCGCCGGTGACGCTGGTATGCCTGGGCCATGGCCAGAATGCCTTCCTGACCGCCAGCCTGCTGGGCGCGGGCATGTTGCTGATCGACCGGCGACCATGGATTGCGGGGATGCTGCTGGGCGCGCTGGTCTACAAACCGCAATTTGCCGTGCTGATCCCGGTGCTGGTCCTGGCGCGGGGCAACGGGCGTGCTTTCCTGTCGGCCGGGCTGACGGTCGCGGCGCTGTGCCTGCTGACGCTGGCGATCTGGGGCTGGCCGGTGTGGCGGGCCTTCCTCGATTCCCTGCCACCGACGCAGCATATCATCATCGAGGCAGGCGCGCCCGGCTGGGAGAAGATCCAGAGTCCCTTCGCCGCCATCCGCCAATGGGGCGGGTCGATTCCCCTCGCCTATGGCGTGCAGGGCATCGTCACCATCATCGCCGTGATCGTGGCGGCGCTGGCGGCCCGGCGCGGAACAATGGACATGCGCGGCGCGGCGGCGCTCAGCGCGGCGTTACTCTGCACCCCCTATGTGCTGGACTATGACTATGTGCTGCTGGGCGTCGCCAGCGCCTATTTCGTCGCGGACGCACTGAAGCGCGGCTGGTTGCCCGGCGAACGATGCTGGCTGGTCTATGTCTGGTTCATTCCGGGCTTTGGCCGTGCCCTGTCGGACTATAGCGCAATCCCGTTCAATCTGATCGCCACCCTTGGCTTCATGGCGCTGGTCGTCCGGCGGCTGGCCACGGCCCGGCTCGCCGCGCGCGCCTTACCCCCGATTAACCTTGTTTTAGCGTGAAGCCGGTAGAGGCGAAGCCATGCAGCAGACGCATCCGACCCCGAACCGGCACCCGAACGGGCGTGACGATGCGGCCTGGCTGTTGCTGGGCCTGACCGGCGCCCTGATCGTGCCGCTGCAACTGGTCGATCCCTTTGCCTGGTCGATCCCCGGCCTGATCGCGCCATGCGGCTTCGCGCTGCTTCTTGGCGCGCTCGCCTTCCTCTACGCCCGCCATCGGCCCGACCCGAAAATCTTCGCGATGCTCACCGGATTGCAGGGGATGCTGCTGTTCAGCGCCATCGGGGCGTCCCTGTCCTACATGATCGCAGCCCGAACCGGCCCCTTGTGGGACGCGCGGCTGGCGGAATGGGACCGGGCGATGGGCATGGACTGGCCGGGCTGGCTGCACTGGATGAACGCACATCCCCTGTTCGCCACGGCGCTCAGCCTCGCCTATCGCACGCTGATTCCCCAGATGATCGCGCTGATTCTGGTGCTGGGCCTGTGCGGCCGGCTGGCGGCCCTGCGCATCGTCATGCAGGCGGCAATGATCGCCGGGCTGACGATCATCCTGCTGTCGGGGCTGATGCCCGCCGCGTCCACCTATGTCTATTACGACCTGAAGCCCGCCGATTTCGCCAATCTGCATCCCGCCGCCGCCTTCATCCACATGCCGGATTTCACCGGGCTGCGCGATGGCACGCTGCGTGTTCTGGCACTGGACCGGATGGCGGGGCTCATCAGCTTCCCCAGCTATCATGGCGCGCTGGCGGTCATTTTCTGCTGGGGATTTTCGCGTGCGACCGTTGCGGCGATCCGCCATGCCGGTATGGTGATCGCCCTGCTCACCCTGATCGCCACGCCGGTCGATGGCGGCCATTATTTCAGCGACGTGATCGCCGGAGTCCTGGTGGCTGTCATCAGCCTGGCGATTGCGCGCCGAACCATCCATCTGACGATCCGGCTGCGTCCCGCGATCAGGGCCGGCGCCAGCCTGGCGCCGGCAACCTGACCGATCAGATCATCGCCATGCCGCCATTCACATGCAACGTCTGGCCGGTGACATACCCCGCCTCCCGGCTCGCCAGATAGACAACCGCCGCGCCGATATCGTCGCCGCTGCCCAGGTCGCCAGCGGGAATTTTGGACAGGATCGCGCCCTTCTGCGCATCATTGAGCGCATCGGTCATGGCCGAACGGATGAAGCCGGGCGCAACGCAGTTCACGGTAATGCCGCGGCTCGCCAGTTCCTGACCCAGCGACTTGGACATGCCGATAATGCCCGCCTTCGACGCGCAATAATTGGCCTGGCCGGGATTGCCGGTGACGCCCACGACCGACGTGATGGAGATGATGCGGCCGAAGCGCGCCTTCATCATCGGCTTGGCGGCGGCGCGGATCAGGCGGAAAGCGGCCTCCAGATTGACCGAAATGACCTGCGACCATTCCTCATCCTTCATTCGCAGGATCAGATTGTCGCGGGTGATGCCGGCATTGTTGACGAGGATGTCGATCTTGCCGCCCAGCGCCTCGATTGCCTGCGGCACCAGCGCATCGACCGAGGCCGGATCGCTGAGGTTGCAGACCAGCGTCTTATGGTCGCCCCCCAGTTCGGCGGCAAAGGCCTTGAGCTTGTCTGCATTGCTGCCCGACAGCGCCAGCGTCGCGCCCCGCGCCGCCAGCGCGCGCGCGATTTCGGACCCGATACCCCCCGAAGCGCCCGTTACCAGCGCGGTCATTCCTGTAAGGTCGAACATAGAGATGCCTTTCATCCAATCTGTTCGTCATTCCCGCGAAAACGGGAACCCATCTCCAGACCTGTCGGCATATAGCACCGCCGGGAGATAGATCCCCGTTTTCGCGGGGATGACGAGATAAAGCTTAAAACGCGGCCAGCGCCGCTTCGATATCGTCCATCGTCATAATGCTGCGCACGGTGGCGTCCGGGGCGATGCGCTTGACCATGGGGCCAAGCACCTTGCCGCCCAGTTCGACGAATTCGGTCACGCCCGCGTCCCACATCGCCGCGACGGATTCGCGCCAGCGCACCCGGCCCGTCACCTGCTCGACCAGCCGCGCCCTGATCTCCTGCGCGTCGGCGATCGGAGCGGCCAGCACATTGGCGTAGACCGGCAGCAGCGGCGCGGACAGGGCGGCGCCGGCCAGCGCCTGCGCCATCGCATCGGCGGCGGGTTGCATCAGTTCGCAATGGAAGGGCGCCGACACCGGCAACAGCACGCCGCGCTTGATACCATGATCCTTGACCATGGCGACCGCGCGATCGATCGCGCCCTTATGGCCGGAGATCACGACCTGCGACGGGTCATTATCGTTGGCGACAGCGCACACTTCGCCCTGCGCCGCGGCATCGGCCAGCGCCTGCGCCTTGTCGATATCCGCGCCCAGCAGCGCCGCCATCGCGCCCTCGCCCACCGGCACCGCCGCCTGCATCGCCTGACCGCGCAGCTTCAGCAAACGCGATGTGGTGCCGATGTCGAACGCTTGCGCGGCGCAGAGCGCACTATATTCGCCCAGGCTGTGGCCGGCGACATAATCGCCCTTGTCGCTCAGCGAAAAACCGCCTTCCTTCTGCATTACGCGCAGCGTGGCGATGGCGTTGGCCATGATCGCGGGCTGGGCGTTTTCGGTCAGGGTCAGGTCGCTTTCCGGCCCCTCCGCCATCAGCCGGAACAAATGTTGCGACAGGGCGTCATCCACTTCCTGAAACAGCTCCCTGGCCGCCGGGCTGGCGTCGGCCAGCGCCTTGCCCATGCCCACCGACTGGCTGCCCTGCCCCGGAAAGAGAAATGCCCGCATCATCCAACTCCACATCTGAGCGCCTGCCGAAAAGCGCTGATATCCAAAACCGTTACACTTTGAGACATAAATGTCGTTGAGACGTACATTTCCCTGCGGCAGTCAGGGAAAGGTCGCCTGCCATCCTGTGCGGGACGGCGCGTGGCGGCCCCTTTAACGATGACGGAGTGCAAGGAAAAGGTGCGATATCGCGTTGCATGGATCAGCGGGACGGCGCTGCTGCTCTCCGCCTGCGCGGCCGGCCCCGATTATCGTGCGCCGCAGGCGGCCTCGCTGGGCATTCCCGCAACCTATGGTCAGGGTAGCGGCGCAGCGCTGAACGACGCCGATCTGGCGCAATGGTGGACGCGCCTCAACGACCCGGCGCTCAGCGCCCTCATCGACACGGCGATCGCCCATAATCTGGACATCGTGGCCGCACAGGCGCGGCTGCGGCAGGCGCGCGAAAGTCTGCGGCAGGCCAATGCCAGCTTCCTGCCCCAGATCAGCGGATCGGCCAGCGGCGGCCGCACCTATAACAGCCAGGGCGGCGGCACCCGCGTCGAC from Sphingobium sp. CAP-1 includes the following:
- a CDS encoding S41 family peptidase; translated protein: MTYKVARMALLVGALAMMTACGGGGDSAGGTGGSPTPTPTPTPSSACSLRERQDWAAATLREWYLFPDTLPASLSPAPYTSVESYIDALTGVARSQGRDRYFTYLTSIAEEDAYYDSGSSAGLGVRFATDPTQTRLFVIEAFENGAALDAGIDRGAEIMAIGTTAANLQNVSSLFAAGGADAVVNALGPDTAGTTRLLRVSDAVGIRNISVTKKAFDLMPVSSRYGARIIDDGGRRVGYVNLRSFIHPADQPLRDAFAMFKAQGVTDIILDLRYNGGGLVSTSELLGDLLGADRASTDIFSRLSFRPEKSAENETKYFAAQSQSVAPTRIAFIGSGATASASELIINAFIPYLDARAALIGANSYGKPVGQIAVDRPACDDRLRVVAFATQNSAGNADYYGGLATSMKATCQAVDDIRYPLGDPREASVRQALDFIAGRSCTPIGSASSGASASTASARVGAPASAARVLLAPARPSPAQKEVPGLF
- a CDS encoding NAD(P)/FAD-dependent oxidoreductase → MSYYDVLIVGAGHAGAQAAISLRQLGFDGTVAMIGDEKDPPYERPPLSKEYFAGDKSFDRILIRPASFWEERKVDMLLGRRVKSVDAVGRYVTAGDQEIGYGKLIWCTGGSPRMLTCTGADAVNVHAVRRRDDVDAMMAKIDSINHVTIIGGGYIGLEAAAVLSKFGKKVVLLEALDRVLARVAGEELSRFYEAEHRAHGVDLRTGARMDCIEVQDGKATAVLMADGERIATDMVIVGIGIIPETGPLIAAGAAGGNGVDVDEFCRTSLPDIYAVGDCAAHANRFAGGAQMRVESVQNANDQAKTAVAHIMGKGEAYDAVPWFWSNQYDLKLQTVGLSTGFDQTVLRGDPAARSFSIVYLKAGKVIALDCVNMVKDYVQGRAHVLAGAALDVAQLADASVPLKEVGLA
- a CDS encoding 2'-5' RNA ligase family protein, with amino-acid sequence MGVPIIVTALLGAADFAWADGLRRAHFPPGRNLVPAHLTLFHHLPPSALAEVAARLKRLCAGPPPAAWLVDVMLLGGAVAYRVDSPALLAMRDDLADAFAGLLTPQDQARPRLHITVQNKIAPEVAKGLAATLRQDFRPRPLAITGLAAWHYRGGPWELAMKAMFRG
- a CDS encoding sugar transporter; translated protein: MPAPRSFILIAILFLLWNLMGLASFMMQYLMDLNELAKTDPYTARIFAAMPGWLWLIFAVAVLVGTAGAIALLLRRRSAVPLFLLSLIAVVAQFGYTFLATDLIAVKGVVVATAFPIFIFIMAILQWRYATAQAGKGVLR
- the mltG gene encoding endolytic transglycosylase MltG, encoding MRRLGCVILLVGLLVAAFVAFRFVHGWSEQGPAAKDISITVPEGSTLSDAAVLLKQAGAVRSADAFLTRAKVFGGGKSIKAGEFIIPAGASNSDILSILQGGKTLTRLITIPEGMPSILVYERLMANDQLTGDIQIPEEGSVMPDSYAFDKGEPRAAVLKRMQGAMDKALTQLWAERAPNTIAKSPREAIILASIVEKETGVPAERPMVAGVYSNRLRTNMMLQADPTIIYPITRGKPLGRRIRKSEIAAVNDYNTYAMTGLPKGPIANPGRLSILAVLHPAQTKALYFVADGKGGHIFADTYQQHNENVRKWFEIRRARGEL
- the fabF gene encoding beta-ketoacyl-ACP synthase II, yielding MRRVVVTGLGMVSPLGGNVETSWKNIIASKSGAATIQRFDASEYKCRIACEVKPKDHEYGYDPSLDVDHKIQRQVDPFIVYGISAASEALRDAGLDNMSEEERLRAGCSIGSGIGGLPGIESESLVLANKGPSRVSPHFVHGRLINLISGQVSIKYGLMGPNHAVVTACSTGAHSIGDAARMIAMDDADVMLAGGAESAICPIGIAGFAQARALSTGFNDTPERASRPYDVNRDGFVMGEGAGVVVLEEYEHAKKRGAKIYAEVIGYGLSGDAYHVTAPHPEGSGGFRSMQMALKKSGLSLEDIDYVNAHGTSTPLGDELELGAVKRLFGDNLSTMSMSSTKSAIGHLLGGAGAVESIFCILAMRDQIVPPTLNLDEPSESCKGVDLVPHVAKERKVRAVLNNSFGFGGTNASLIMKAI
- a CDS encoding acyl carrier protein, with amino-acid sequence MSETADRVKKIVVEHLGVEAEKVTEDASFIDDLGADSLDIVELVMAFEEEFGVEIPDDAAEKIATVKDAIDYIDSKQ
- a CDS encoding glycosyltransferase family 87 protein, producing MAPLPFLDSFVTRARIRLAAIAVLATTIIGLLTLFATAHGTVDSLGRPLGTDFSNVWTAGWMADHGRAPEAWNWSAQHEVQKQVHHDPKIPFFPWPYPPPFLIVATMLAQLPYVAALLVWQGVTLLLALSLVRRILPNDRDALWVALGAPVTLVCLGHGQNAFLTASLLGAGMLLIDRRPWIAGMLLGALVYKPQFAVLIPVLVLARGNGRAFLSAGLTVAALCLLTLAIWGWPVWRAFLDSLPPTQHIIIEAGAPGWEKIQSPFAAIRQWGGSIPLAYGVQGIVTIIAVIVAALAARRGTMDMRGAAALSAALLCTPYVLDYDYVLLGVASAYFVADALKRGWLPGERCWLVYVWFIPGFGRALSDYSAIPFNLIATLGFMALVVRRLATARLAARALPPINLVLA
- a CDS encoding phosphatase PAP2 family protein; amino-acid sequence: MQQTHPTPNRHPNGRDDAAWLLLGLTGALIVPLQLVDPFAWSIPGLIAPCGFALLLGALAFLYARHRPDPKIFAMLTGLQGMLLFSAIGASLSYMIAARTGPLWDARLAEWDRAMGMDWPGWLHWMNAHPLFATALSLAYRTLIPQMIALILVLGLCGRLAALRIVMQAAMIAGLTIILLSGLMPAASTYVYYDLKPADFANLHPAAAFIHMPDFTGLRDGTLRVLALDRMAGLISFPSYHGALAVIFCWGFSRATVAAIRHAGMVIALLTLIATPVDGGHYFSDVIAGVLVAVISLAIARRTIHLTIRLRPAIRAGASLAPAT
- the fabG gene encoding 3-oxoacyl-[acyl-carrier-protein] reductase, with product MFDLTGMTALVTGASGGIGSEIARALAARGATLALSGSNADKLKAFAAELGGDHKTLVCNLSDPASVDALVPQAIEALGGKIDILVNNAGITRDNLILRMKDEEWSQVISVNLEAAFRLIRAAAKPMMKARFGRIISITSVVGVTGNPGQANYCASKAGIIGMSKSLGQELASRGITVNCVAPGFIRSAMTDALNDAQKGAILSKIPAGDLGSGDDIGAAVVYLASREAGYVTGQTLHVNGGMAMI
- the fabD gene encoding ACP S-malonyltransferase; translated protein: MRAFLFPGQGSQSVGMGKALADASPAARELFQEVDDALSQHLFRLMAEGPESDLTLTENAQPAIMANAIATLRVMQKEGGFSLSDKGDYVAGHSLGEYSALCAAQAFDIGTTSRLLKLRGQAMQAAVPVGEGAMAALLGADIDKAQALADAAAQGEVCAVANDNDPSQVVISGHKGAIDRAVAMVKDHGIKRGVLLPVSAPFHCELMQPAADAMAQALAGAALSAPLLPVYANVLAAPIADAQEIRARLVEQVTGRVRWRESVAAMWDAGVTEFVELGGKVLGPMVKRIAPDATVRSIMTMDDIEAALAAF